From the genome of Lentilactobacillus buchneri, one region includes:
- the recA gene encoding recombinase RecA, translating to MADQRKVALDKALKNIEKEFGKGSIMRMGDKADTQISTIPSGSLALDDALGVGGYPRGRIVEIYGPESSGKTTVALHAVAEVQKRGGTAAYIDAENALDPVYATHLGVNIDDLLLSQPDTGEQGLQITDALVTSGAIDIVVIDSVAALVPRAEIEGEMGDAHVGLQARLMSQALRKLSGTISKTKTIAIFINQIREKVGVMFGNPETTPGGRALKFYATIRLEIRRAEQIKDGTNIIGNRVRIKVVKNKVAPPFKRAEVDIMYGKGISQSGELVDMAVEKDIINKSGSWYSYGEERIGQGRENAKTYLEEHQDMYDEVMKKVRAAYDIPDETDSDTSDDKASSDKKTDKKADKKDSKKESATGSSKETKTDSIDLDIGK from the coding sequence ATGGCTGACCAAAGAAAAGTAGCTTTAGATAAAGCCTTAAAGAATATTGAAAAAGAATTTGGTAAGGGATCCATCATGAGAATGGGCGACAAAGCCGATACTCAAATTTCCACAATTCCATCTGGTTCATTAGCGCTTGATGATGCGCTGGGAGTGGGGGGATACCCACGGGGCAGAATCGTTGAAATCTATGGACCTGAAAGTTCAGGTAAGACCACTGTGGCGCTTCATGCGGTTGCCGAAGTTCAAAAGCGCGGCGGCACAGCTGCCTACATTGATGCCGAAAACGCCCTGGATCCGGTTTATGCAACCCACCTGGGTGTGAATATTGACGATCTGTTACTTTCGCAACCAGATACTGGTGAACAAGGCCTCCAGATTACTGACGCATTGGTTACCAGTGGGGCAATTGATATCGTTGTCATTGATTCAGTCGCTGCATTGGTTCCCCGAGCTGAAATCGAAGGGGAAATGGGGGACGCCCACGTTGGTCTGCAGGCTCGACTGATGTCGCAAGCCCTCCGGAAACTTTCTGGAACGATCAGTAAGACCAAGACGATTGCCATTTTCATTAATCAGATTCGTGAAAAAGTTGGTGTGATGTTTGGTAATCCGGAGACTACCCCCGGTGGTCGTGCCTTGAAGTTTTATGCGACAATTCGACTCGAAATTCGTCGGGCTGAACAGATTAAGGACGGTACCAACATCATTGGTAACCGTGTCCGCATCAAAGTCGTTAAGAATAAGGTTGCACCGCCATTTAAACGTGCTGAAGTTGATATCATGTATGGCAAGGGTATATCCCAATCTGGCGAATTGGTTGATATGGCTGTTGAAAAAGACATTATTAACAAGTCCGGCTCATGGTATTCATATGGTGAAGAAAGAATTGGTCAAGGCCGTGAGAATGCCAAGACTTATCTTGAAGAACATCAAGATATGTATGACGAGGTGATGAAGAAAGTCAGGGCTGCCTACGACATTCCTGATGAAACTGACTCGGACACCTCTGATGACAAAGCCAGTTCCGATAAGAAGACCGATAAAAAAGCCGACAAAAAGGATTCCAAAAAGGAATCGGCAACCGGTTCTTCAAAAGAAACCAAAACTGATAGCATCGATCTTGATATTGGCAAGTAA
- the rny gene encoding ribonuclease Y has product MTMAGIILAIIAIIVVGFVGILSFVIGKSAQKKIHEKDLDSANGSAKNILTEAQKKAETVVKEATLSAQEKNHRYRSSVEKELKTRRAEIQKQEDRLLQREEALDRKDTAFERRESSLNRKEQKINREQQNLVTQQEEANSLIAKRQAEVEKVAALTQEEARDLILKETSEKLADEKARMVKESYYQAQTEADENAKNLIIEAIQQSSADVVSETTVSVVSLPNEDMKGRIIGREGRNIRTFETLTGIDLIIDDTPQAVVLSGFDPIRREVAKMTLEKLIKDGRIHPARIEEMVEKSRKELDERIQEIGEETLFDLGIHSMSPDMIKLVGQLNFKIDHGQNLLSHSIEVAKLAGAFAAELGEDVTLAKRAGLLHDIGKAANNGVEGSHVQVGVDFAKKYHESPVVIDAIKGYEEGHNPETIISELVAVAEKIAISRPGAHSESLESFVHRLDSLEKITDSFNEVQKSYAIQAGREIRVIAKPEDITDTQAIVLARQIKQKIETEMKYPGHIKVTVIREVRSVEYAR; this is encoded by the coding sequence ATGACCATGGCTGGGATAATCCTCGCAATCATCGCTATAATTGTTGTTGGTTTTGTTGGTATTTTAAGCTTTGTAATCGGCAAGTCTGCACAAAAGAAGATCCACGAGAAAGATCTTGACTCCGCCAATGGGTCGGCCAAGAACATTTTGACCGAAGCTCAGAAGAAGGCTGAGACGGTTGTGAAAGAAGCAACTCTATCAGCTCAGGAGAAGAACCACCGTTACCGTTCATCGGTTGAAAAAGAACTGAAGACTCGGCGTGCGGAGATTCAAAAACAAGAGGATCGTTTGCTGCAGCGAGAAGAGGCTCTTGATCGTAAAGACACGGCTTTCGAACGTCGTGAAAGTTCGTTGAACCGAAAAGAGCAGAAGATTAATCGTGAACAACAGAATTTAGTTACACAACAAGAAGAAGCAAACTCACTTATCGCAAAACGCCAGGCCGAAGTTGAGAAAGTTGCTGCTTTAACGCAAGAAGAAGCCCGGGACCTGATTTTGAAAGAAACTAGCGAAAAGTTGGCTGACGAAAAGGCTCGGATGGTAAAAGAAAGTTATTACCAAGCCCAAACAGAAGCTGATGAAAATGCCAAAAATCTGATAATTGAAGCTATTCAACAGAGTTCAGCGGACGTTGTCTCAGAGACAACCGTTTCCGTTGTTAGTCTTCCTAACGAAGACATGAAGGGACGAATTATTGGCCGTGAGGGCCGTAACATTCGGACTTTCGAAACGTTGACCGGCATTGATTTAATCATTGACGATACCCCACAAGCAGTTGTGCTGAGCGGCTTTGATCCGATTCGGAGAGAAGTTGCCAAAATGACACTTGAAAAGTTAATCAAGGACGGTCGGATTCATCCGGCACGAATTGAAGAAATGGTCGAAAAGAGCCGTAAAGAGCTTGACGAACGTATCCAAGAAATTGGGGAAGAGACGCTATTCGACCTTGGGATTCATTCAATGAGCCCAGATATGATCAAATTAGTTGGACAACTCAACTTTAAGATTGATCATGGGCAGAACTTGCTGAGTCATTCAATTGAGGTCGCCAAGTTGGCGGGTGCTTTTGCAGCAGAATTAGGTGAGGATGTTACTTTAGCTAAACGCGCAGGATTATTACACGATATCGGTAAAGCTGCCAATAATGGTGTTGAGGGATCACATGTACAGGTTGGTGTTGATTTCGCCAAGAAGTATCATGAGAGTCCCGTTGTCATTGATGCTATCAAAGGTTATGAAGAAGGCCACAATCCAGAAACAATCATTTCTGAGTTGGTTGCTGTTGCGGAAAAGATCGCGATTTCGCGTCCAGGCGCACACAGTGAATCACTTGAAAGCTTTGTTCATCGACTTGATAGTCTTGAGAAGATCACTGACAGCTTTAACGAAGTACAAAAGAGTTACGCAATTCAAGCAGGTCGAGAGATCCGTGTGATTGCAAAGCCCGAAGATATAACGGACACACAGGCAATTGTGCTTGCCCGTCAGATCAAACAAAAGATTGAAACTGAGATGAAGTATCCTGGACACATTAAAGTAACGGTGATCAGGGAAGTTCGTTCAGTCGAATACGCAAGATAA
- a CDS encoding TIGR00282 family metallophosphoesterase — translation MRILFIGDVVGDKGVSMIGNYLPRLKQDLKPQVTIVNGENATSMGRGITLSIYKQLMSDGVDVVTLGNHAWSNNEILDFIDDTKRLIRPYNFPKRTTPGKGYTMVNVNGKQLAVLNFQGRVFMDNLDDPFELADELVEEIRKTTNCIFMDFHAEATSEKLAIARYLDGRISAVVGTHTHVQTNDARILQGKTAFLTDAGMTGPADGMLGMQPDSVIQRFLDQRPARFKVMETGRGIISGCFVDIDDKTGHATHIETVSMTDDQI, via the coding sequence ATGCGAATTCTTTTTATCGGTGACGTGGTTGGCGACAAGGGTGTTTCAATGATTGGCAATTATCTGCCAAGACTCAAGCAGGATCTGAAACCCCAGGTCACAATAGTGAACGGCGAAAATGCAACTTCAATGGGTCGCGGCATCACTTTGAGTATCTATAAGCAATTGATGAGTGATGGTGTGGATGTGGTCACGCTTGGAAACCATGCTTGGAGCAATAATGAAATTCTCGACTTCATCGATGATACTAAACGGCTGATTCGGCCGTACAATTTTCCCAAGCGAACAACACCCGGAAAAGGGTATACCATGGTCAATGTCAACGGCAAACAGTTGGCTGTCCTGAATTTTCAAGGGCGCGTCTTCATGGACAACCTTGACGATCCATTCGAGCTGGCTGACGAACTGGTTGAAGAGATTCGAAAGACGACCAATTGCATTTTTATGGATTTTCATGCCGAAGCCACCAGCGAAAAATTAGCAATCGCCCGTTATTTGGACGGCCGAATTTCAGCGGTGGTGGGGACACATACCCATGTTCAAACAAATGACGCACGGATTCTCCAAGGCAAGACGGCCTTTTTAACCGATGCCGGGATGACCGGGCCGGCTGACGGCATGTTGGGCATGCAGCCGGACAGTGTGATTCAACGCTTCTTAGATCAGCGACCAGCCCGATTTAAAGTTATGGAAACCGGTCGGGGAATCATTTCCGGCTGCTTCGTCGATATTGACGATAAGACCGGTCACGCGACCCACATTGAAACCGTGTCGATGACTGATGATCAAATTTAA
- the mutS gene encoding DNA mismatch repair protein MutS: MAKKELTPMMVQYQKIKDQYPDAFLFYRLGDFYEMFNEDAIKGSQLLELTLTNRSRNAANPVPMCGVPHKAVQNYIDILVDQGYKVAICEQMEDPRLAKGMVKREVIQLVTPGTQVDVGSENAKSNNYLTAVVDDQKNHEFAFSYADLSTGELKVAKLTTQAEFVNELVSLQTKEIVVDTDLPESIQDTIQKLGILISHQSVLPVNASVSYLSQDVDDDLMKRVVKLLLDYIQATQKRSLQHLKRAVIYEPSDFLELDHNSQYNLELIRNIRTGKKAGTLLWLLDQTKTAMGGRKLKQWIERPLVNRKLINQRHDAVAVLLDHYFERNQLQDELIKVYDLERLAGRISFGSVNGRDLIQLKASLKQVPKIKYILEQIADKSFEDMLKNLVPLDDVVDEIDSAIVEEPPISVTDGGVIKDGYNQQLDTYRDATNNGQKWLAELEAKERKITGINNLKVGFNHVFGYYIEVTKVNLDKIPANRYQRKQTLANAERFSTPELKEKEALILEAQEQSKTLEYKLFVKIRDDIKKSIKRIQDLADAVASIDVLQSFAAVSEEYRFVRPTLTTQHVVEVKDGRHPVVEKVLGHQQYVPNDVNLGEDTSILLITGPNMSGKSTYMRQMALCVIMNQMGCFVPAKHAKLPVFDKIFTRIGAADDLISGQSTFMVEMKEANDAIENATPNSLILFDEIGRGTATYDGMALAQAIIEYVHNNIGAKTLFSTHYHELTVLDESLKRLQNVHVGATESNGELVFLHKIQPGPADKSYGIHVAKLAGLPEGLLHRANDILTNLEQQADKEHQTASAPKQAPQQAAEQQTSLFPLEQIDDKQAEVVSQLKKLDLMGKTPMQVMNQVYKWQQKINGD, encoded by the coding sequence TTGGCAAAAAAAGAATTAACTCCAATGATGGTGCAATATCAAAAAATCAAGGACCAGTATCCGGATGCTTTTTTGTTCTACCGTCTCGGTGATTTCTACGAGATGTTCAATGAGGATGCCATCAAGGGTTCACAGTTATTGGAATTAACTTTGACGAACCGGAGCCGGAATGCGGCCAATCCGGTTCCAATGTGTGGTGTGCCCCACAAAGCGGTGCAAAATTATATTGATATTCTAGTCGACCAGGGATACAAAGTCGCAATCTGTGAACAAATGGAAGATCCACGATTGGCTAAGGGAATGGTCAAACGAGAAGTCATTCAATTGGTGACACCGGGTACGCAGGTGGATGTTGGCAGTGAAAACGCCAAGTCCAATAACTATCTGACTGCGGTGGTGGATGATCAAAAAAACCATGAGTTTGCCTTCTCATACGCCGATCTTTCCACTGGTGAACTCAAAGTTGCCAAATTAACCACACAGGCTGAATTTGTTAACGAACTGGTTTCTTTACAGACTAAGGAAATTGTCGTTGATACTGATTTACCGGAGTCAATTCAAGATACGATTCAAAAGTTGGGGATTTTGATTTCCCATCAATCGGTTCTGCCGGTCAATGCCTCAGTCAGTTACTTAAGCCAGGACGTTGATGACGACTTGATGAAACGGGTTGTCAAACTCCTGTTGGATTATATCCAGGCAACCCAAAAAAGAAGCCTGCAGCATTTAAAGCGGGCAGTGATTTATGAACCCTCAGATTTTTTGGAACTCGACCACAATTCTCAATACAATTTGGAATTAATCCGCAATATTCGCACAGGTAAAAAAGCCGGCACTTTATTGTGGCTGCTTGACCAAACCAAAACTGCGATGGGCGGCCGAAAACTCAAACAATGGATTGAGCGGCCTTTGGTGAACCGCAAACTGATTAATCAACGCCATGATGCAGTTGCCGTGTTACTGGATCACTATTTCGAACGAAATCAACTCCAAGACGAGTTAATCAAGGTTTACGATCTGGAACGATTGGCAGGTCGGATTTCCTTCGGCAGTGTCAATGGCCGTGATTTGATTCAACTCAAGGCTTCGCTCAAGCAGGTCCCGAAGATTAAATATATTTTGGAGCAAATCGCCGACAAGAGTTTTGAGGATATGCTCAAAAATCTGGTTCCATTGGATGATGTCGTCGACGAAATTGATTCTGCGATCGTCGAGGAACCGCCAATTTCAGTTACTGATGGTGGGGTGATTAAGGATGGCTACAATCAACAGCTGGACACTTACCGGGACGCTACCAATAACGGTCAAAAATGGTTGGCTGAACTGGAAGCGAAAGAACGTAAAATTACCGGCATTAATAACTTGAAAGTTGGTTTTAATCACGTTTTTGGTTACTATATTGAAGTCACCAAGGTCAACTTGGACAAGATTCCTGCAAACCGTTATCAGCGCAAACAAACCCTGGCCAACGCCGAGCGATTCTCGACGCCGGAGCTGAAGGAAAAAGAAGCGTTGATTTTAGAGGCCCAGGAACAAAGTAAAACTTTGGAATACAAGCTATTCGTTAAGATCCGTGATGACATTAAAAAATCCATCAAACGAATTCAGGATTTAGCAGATGCCGTAGCGTCAATCGATGTCTTACAGAGCTTTGCCGCCGTCAGCGAGGAGTACCGATTTGTTCGACCAACGCTTACGACGCAGCATGTGGTTGAAGTCAAAGACGGTCGCCACCCAGTTGTCGAAAAGGTTTTGGGCCACCAGCAATACGTCCCAAATGACGTTAATCTGGGCGAAGATACCAGCATCTTACTGATTACCGGTCCCAACATGTCTGGTAAAAGTACCTATATGCGTCAAATGGCACTATGCGTCATCATGAACCAAATGGGGTGTTTTGTGCCTGCCAAACATGCCAAACTGCCGGTGTTTGACAAAATTTTCACTAGAATTGGGGCCGCTGATGATTTAATCTCGGGCCAAAGTACGTTCATGGTCGAAATGAAAGAAGCCAACGATGCCATTGAGAATGCCACTCCCAACAGTTTGATTTTGTTTGATGAAATTGGTCGGGGGACTGCAACCTACGATGGGATGGCGTTGGCCCAAGCAATTATCGAATATGTTCATAACAACATTGGTGCTAAAACCCTGTTTTCAACCCATTACCATGAATTAACTGTTTTGGATGAGTCTCTCAAACGCCTGCAAAATGTCCATGTCGGCGCGACTGAATCCAATGGCGAACTGGTCTTTTTGCATAAGATTCAGCCGGGCCCTGCCGATAAATCATACGGAATCCATGTGGCTAAATTGGCAGGTCTGCCAGAAGGGTTATTACACCGTGCTAACGACATTTTAACCAACCTTGAGCAACAGGCCGATAAAGAGCATCAAACGGCCTCCGCACCAAAGCAGGCGCCTCAGCAGGCAGCTGAGCAGCAGACGTCTTTATTTCCCCTTGAGCAAATTGATGATAAACAAGCCGAAGTTGTGTCACAATTAAAGAAATTGGACTTGATGGGGAAGACTCCCATGCAAGTGATGAATCAAGTTTACAAATGGCAGCAGAAGATAAACGGAGACTAA
- the ruvA gene encoding Holliday junction branch migration protein RuvA: protein MFEFLEGTVVDITPTHIVLLVGGVGYLINTADPYRFNVDEKKVIRVYIYQSVSDTAILLFGFATIEDKQIFEKLISVSGIGPKSALAILAGNDRDGLITAINNEDVKFLTKFPGVGKKTARQIILDMQGKLDDIATNGVSLAQPLGSNEKSPELADALSALEALGYGAKQIAAIEPDLVKQADLSTDEYLSLGLKLLMH from the coding sequence ATGTTTGAATTTTTGGAAGGGACGGTTGTTGATATCACACCCACCCACATCGTTTTATTAGTGGGCGGCGTTGGTTATTTGATCAATACCGCAGACCCGTACCGTTTTAATGTTGATGAGAAAAAAGTCATCAGAGTCTATATTTATCAGTCAGTGAGCGATACGGCTATCTTGCTGTTTGGCTTTGCGACCATTGAAGACAAGCAGATCTTTGAAAAGTTGATTTCGGTTTCCGGGATTGGCCCCAAAAGCGCTTTGGCAATTTTGGCCGGCAACGACCGGGATGGATTGATCACCGCAATTAATAATGAAGACGTCAAGTTTTTGACGAAGTTCCCCGGAGTTGGTAAGAAAACTGCCCGCCAGATTATTTTGGATATGCAGGGGAAGCTCGACGACATTGCAACTAATGGTGTTTCGCTGGCCCAACCGCTTGGCAGTAACGAAAAGTCTCCTGAATTGGCCGATGCGTTATCGGCATTGGAGGCGCTGGGTTATGGTGCCAAACAGATTGCCGCCATCGAGCCGGATTTAGTTAAGCAAGCTGATTTGTCAACCGATGAATACTTAAGTTTAGGATTGAAACTGTTAATGCATTAG